In Terriglobia bacterium, the DNA window CGCGGACGCGCTGGCCGAAAAGGCGGTCGAAGATCGGGGGCTCACCGACGAGCTCTCGCGGATCCTGAGGCTCGGACTCGTCCGAACGGTCTACCAGCCCGTGGTCGACGTGAGCGCGCGGCGGATCATCGGCTACGAGGCGTTGAGCCGAGTGCCCCGGGTCCGGTTCGACAGCGTGGACCTCCTGTTCAAGGCGGCCCACGACCACGACACGCTCTTCACCCTCGAGCGTCTCTGCCGGCTCCGCGCGATCGAGAGGGTGCCGGGCATCGCGGCCGACCAGGTGCTCTTCCTGAACGTCGAGCCCGACGGGCTCCACGATCCGGAGTTCACCGACGGCACGTTCCTGCGGCGGCTCGGCGACGCGGGCCTCGCCCCAAGCCAGATCGTACTGGAGATCACCGAGCACACTCGCGTCCGCGATTTCACCGCATTCCGGCGCACCCTGGGCCAACTCCGCTCGAGCGGCTTGAGGCTCGCGATGGACGACGTCGGCTCCGGCTACGCGGGACTGCAGTCCATCGCCGAGATCGCTCCCGAGTTCATCAAAGTCGACATGACGCTCGTCCGAGACCTCGACGCGAGCACGATCAAGCGGGAGCTGATCACGACGATCCGTCGCTTCGCCGATGCCACGGGGATCGGCGTGGTGGCGGAGGGGGTCGAGCGCGTCGGCGAACTCGTCTCGCTCATGGAGACGGGCGTCCGGTGCGCGCAGGGCTACCTCTTCGCCCGCCCCGACTCGCCACCGCGCCACCCCGACTGGGACTCCCTCGGCCTCGGCGACTGACCCGCCTCCTCGACCCCGCTTCGTGGTACGATGCGCTTGAGGCACCTCCGTGGAGCATCCGGTCCCGGAATCGACCCGAGGCGCGAGCCTTCGCGTCACGCTGGCCGGCGATGGGCGGCCCGGTCCGATCGAGGAACGCATCGGCCGAAGGCTGGTCCGTTTGCTCGACCCCTCATCCGACGAAGGAATCGCGTTGCTCCGGTCGAGGTGCGTGGAGTTGATCGGCCCCGAGGGTGAGCCGCTCGGATTCCTCAGCCCCGAGGAGGCATCGTGCCTCCTCCGCGCCAGGCTGGAGCGGCGTCTCACCGATCCCGGAGCCGACGCGGCGGCTCTGCGCGAGGGCCTCGCGCGACTCGACGCGTGGTCCGAGCGGCTCGGCCGCTCGTGAGCGCCGGCTCACTCCAACCCGGTCTTGAGCGATTTCTTGATCGCCTCCACGATGAAATTCTGCATGGAGGGCTGCTGGTTTCGCACGGCGGCGTAGACGAGGCACGGCAGCTTGAGTGAGATCTGGATTCCGTTCTCGTCCAGCGCGTCGAGCCAGCGGACGAACTCGTCCCATGACTTGAACGACTTCGCCTCGATGGCTCCCTTCCTGTACAGCTCGATCAGCGTGATCTCGTCCTTGAGCTTGAAGAGAACATCCGACTCGCCGTAATCCGCGAAGTCGCTGTACGCGAAGAACTTCACTTCTCCGGCGATCTGGTCCTTCCCCTTGATCGAGATCTCCGGATCCTTGTTGCACCGCATCATGATGTAGTCCTCCTTGCCCTTGAAGTAAAAGGCAAGGATCGGATCGGTGCGCGGGTTGTTGTCGGACGGGGTCTTGAGGGCCCTGTAAACCCTTCTCGCCACGTCGGCATTCGTTCTATACATTCGTTGACTCCACCCCTGTTGGTTCCCGCCGTTCGAATAGGTTGACTATACGATGGAGCATAGAACAACTCAAGCAGAATCTCTGGGGCGACCGACAACACCGTTCGGATAGGCGGCCGGAAG includes these proteins:
- a CDS encoding EAL domain-containing protein, whose amino-acid sequence is MSVSRAEDALPRDGAQGSVLPVLPDLFERIGDSLAERGRLGILSITVLERNVVDCTGGWHAYDRVVRTIARFLDRYRARRLRRDDRVFEPSLSGNAFVLVLGPPRAGRPVSAEDLAGVRERLRRGLRFHLGRSLPRDVLDRFSCYVGGALMTNDPGIRLDRIVYRSLDEAFADALAEKAVEDRGLTDELSRILRLGLVRTVYQPVVDVSARRIIGYEALSRVPRVRFDSVDLLFKAAHDHDTLFTLERLCRLRAIERVPGIAADQVLFLNVEPDGLHDPEFTDGTFLRRLGDAGLAPSQIVLEITEHTRVRDFTAFRRTLGQLRSSGLRLAMDDVGSGYAGLQSIAEIAPEFIKVDMTLVRDLDASTIKRELITTIRRFADATGIGVVAEGVERVGELVSLMETGVRCAQGYLFARPDSPPRHPDWDSLGLGD